Proteins encoded in a region of the Prunus persica cultivar Lovell chromosome G4, Prunus_persica_NCBIv2, whole genome shotgun sequence genome:
- the LOC18778747 gene encoding BTB/POZ domain-containing protein At1g04390 isoform X3, protein MGPSKHGTDNNRGLTGHAYTLYQRFNHALSLGNRFCGDKAKKWQCMDIEIQRHVVHSIAAFLDYISGDTLHHPLVKASVSDIVGALVWILQSNKGAMLSMAADVTLKLVSILPKSVLQLYALDLVNPLSSLLSSHQTEVAISCAAALNLSLSNLSTKSGKEVWDVLKKTEIVSQVITNLRCFPGCAKQVEYFQEMALLLSTILWWWSPSRFSVWSDAELMKGLNDMLDNYGKAAVLKLYSSIALCGHGTKKLLESGEVLEQMVQCMNNSHPHPVRIEGFKLAQCLAINENTCLQMMRLCCKPIIKAIISGMSELSSNSRKVSNEQMSLLEEACRLALITRWTGEHHIHLWKQGIDKILLDLLFNFRNQQYKHSMSLDEQIATAKEGLNANYLLVLRSYIWDILGWLAIHCGEDFHPESELYINILITCACLTFVDAIRKWHKIYEKDNAGVFRSESATRAVFMMIYSPCKYIASRTRTILSEILEPDGLEYLKTLVHFLNNLSSWTEFGMPDRLQIIIYLMGFACYSGLPQYQTWVVKRRGVKTLLALMRWCLSNDFHIERSSFAPHLHNAVCERICCWVSAEDWEGKDILLFFSLWGLAELIQHSLCIGNNQDRISCEMRHIEAQLVSELQDICTNSCAPGLQWYAAFILSYFGYYGFPGKHAKRIGKALNEKDDADIQLILANGECLSVHGVVLAIQCPSLLPPEVLLPGEVTSDDSSGGGSMETCRGFQKDIRLSAHVDHQALVMLLDYIYLGYLQAGDELAKKLRTLAKRCNLQSLLQMLCRKRPKWGTAFPSIDLNVALGPSGHCFSDVILEAKATELLGWTCGVCSLPRPHMHAHKVVLSSSCDYLRALFKSGMQESHLETIKVSISWEAMVKLGNCFYSESCLLKYYTLLPIYLCGSWPKLQQLMPHLYIASYAILANLNRLMRCWLKWFVQHLFNSLNSRLAERTKCLNFTVVHLADEERCYKQEEKCDGRGWISP, encoded by the exons atgggACCTTCGAAGCACGGTACGGACAATAACAGGGGCCTCACTGGGCACGCATACACCCTCTATCAGCGTTTCAATCATGCTCTCAGCCTCGGTAACAG ATTTTGTGGTGACAAGGCAAAAAAATGGCAGTGTATGGATATCGAGATACAAAGACATGTGGTCCACTCAATAGCTGCATTTCTTGATTATATTTCTGGGGATACACTGCATCATCCACTTGTGAAG GCTTCAGTTTCTGACATCGTCGGTGCATTAGTTTGGATTCTTCAATCTAACAAGGGAGCCATGTTGAGCATGGCAGCAGATGTGACATTAAAATTAGTCAGCATTTTACCTAAATCAGTACTGCAGCTTTATGCATTAGATCTTGTTAATCCTTTGTCATCTTTATTATCTTCGCATCAAACAGAAGTTGCTATATCATGTGCCGCAGCACTGAATCTTAGTCTTTCAAACCTCAGTACCAAGAGTGGAAAAGAAGTTTGGGATGTTCTcaagaaaacagaaattgtTTCTCAAGTTATCACTAACTTACGATGCTTTCCTGGATGTGCAAAGCAAGTAGAATATTTCCAAGAGATGGCTTTACTTTTGAGTACCATACTATGGTGGTGGTCTCCATCTAGGTTTTCTGTTTGGAGTGATGCTGAACTGATGAAAGGTTTAAATGATATGCTAGATAATTATGGAAAAGCTGCAGTTTTGAAGTTGTATTCTTCTATAG CTTTATGTGGTCATGGGACCAAGAAATTATTAGAAAGTGGAGAGGTCCTTGAACAGATGGTGCAATGCATGAACAACTCACATCCTCATCCTGTTCGAATTGAAGGATTCAAGCTAGCCCAGTGTTTAGCG ATAAATGAAAATACATGCTTACAAATGATGAGATTATGTTGCAAGCCTATTATCAAAGCCATAATTTCTGGAATGAGTGAGTTGAGCTCAAATTCTAGAAAGGTCTCCAATGAGCAGATGTCTTTGCTAGAGGAGGCATGTCGCTTGGCTTTGATTACTCGTTGGACAGGGGAGCATCACATTCATTTATGGAAACAAGGGATTGACAAAATCCTCCTTGATCTTCTCTTTAATTTTCGGAACCAACAGTACAAACATTCCATGTCATTGGATGAGCAAATAGCTACTGCTAAGGAGGGTCTCAATGCCAATTATCTTCTTGTTCTGAGGAGTTACATCTGGGATATTCTTGGATGGCTTGCAATACATTGTGGGGAGGATTTCCACCCTGAAAGTGAACTCTACATTAACATCCTCATTACATGTGCATG CTTGACCTTTGTTGATGCAATTCGAAAGTggcataaaatatatgaaaaggaTAATGCTGGTGTCTTCAGAAGTGAATCAGCAACGAGGGCAGTTTTTATGATGATTTATTCTCCTTGCAAATACATTGCATCAAGGACCAGAACCATATTGTCTGAAATACTAGAGCCAGATGGATTGGAGTATCTGAAAACCTTAGTGCATTTTCTAAATAATCTATCATCTTGGACTGAATTTGGAATGCCAGATAGACtccaaattataatttatttaatgggGTTCGCATGCTATTCAGGTTTGCCACAGTACCAAACCTGGGTGGTCAAACGAAGAGGGGTAAAAACATTATTGGCTCTTATGAGGTGGTGCTTAAGTAATGATTTCCATATAGAAAGATCGAGCTTTGCTCCACATTTGCATAATGCAGTTTGTGAGAGGATATGCTGTTGGGTTTCCGCAGAAGACTGGGAAGGCAAAgacattcttttatttttcagtttgtgGGGACTGGCTGAGTTGATACAGCATTCTCTATGTATAGGAAATAACCAAGACAGAATTTCTTGTGAGATGAGACATATAGAAGCTCAACTAGTTAGCGAACTTCAGGATATCTGTACCAACAGTTGTGCTCCTGGGCTGCAATGGTATGCTGCATTTATTCTTAGTTACTTTGGATATTATGGCTTTCCAGGAAAACATGCAAAAAGGATTGGTAAAGCACTTAATGAGAAGGATGATGCTGATATACAACTCATTCTCGCAAATGGGGAGTGTTTGAGTGTCCATGGTGTTGTGCTTGCAATTCAATGTCCATCGTTACTGCCTCCTGAAGTGCTTCTTCCTGGTGAGGTAACATCTGATGATTCTTCAGGGGGAGGCTCTATGGAGACTTGTAGAGGGTTTCAGAAAGACATAAGATTATCTGCTCATGTTGATCACCAAGCGTTGGTGATGTTGTTGGACTATATCTATTTGGGATATCTTCAAGCAGGAGATGAACTTGCAAAAAAGTTGAGGACTCTAGCCAAACGCTGTAATCTACAGTCTCTGTTACAGATGCTGTGTAGAAAACGTCCCAAGTGGGGCACTGCTTTCCCAAGCATAGATCTTAATGTAGCTCTGGGTCCATCTGGACATTGTTTCTC GGATGTCATACTAGAAGCTAAAGCAACTGAGCTCTTGGGCTGGACATGTGGTGTTTGCTCTCTACCACGGCCACATATGCATGCTCACAAAGTTGTATTGTCATCAAGTTGTGATTACTTGCGGGCCTTGTTTAAGTCAGGAATGCAGGAGAG CCATTTAGAAACCATAAAGGTTTCTATTAGTTGGGAAGCAATGGTTAAACTAGGCAACTGCTTCTATTCCG AGAGTTGTCTATTAAAATACTACACGTTGCTGCCAATTTATCTGTGTGGAAGTTGGCCGAAGTTGCAGCAACTTATGCCGCACCTTTATATCGCCAGCTATGCAATTCTGGCGAACTTGAATCGCTTGATGAGATGCTGGTTGAAATGGTTCGTGCAGCATCTGTTCAACTCTCTCAACAG CAGGCTAGCAGAGAGGACCAAGTGCCTAAACTTTACAGTCGTCCATCTAGCAGATGAGGAACGTTGCTACAAACAGGAGGAGAAGTGTGATGGTAGAGGATGGATATCTCCATAG
- the LOC18778747 gene encoding BTB/POZ domain-containing protein At1g04390 isoform X1, with the protein MGPSKHGTDNNRGLTGHAYTLYQRFNHALSLGNRFCGDKAKKWQCMDIEIQRHVVHSIAAFLDYISGDTLHHPLVKASVSDIVGALVWILQSNKGAMLSMAADVTLKLVSILPKSVLQLYALDLVNPLSSLLSSHQTEVAISCAAALNLSLSNLSTKSGKEVWDVLKKTEIVSQVITNLRCFPGCAKQVEYFQEMALLLSTILWWWSPSRFSVWSDAELMKGLNDMLDNYGKAAVLKLYSSIALCGHGTKKLLESGEVLEQMVQCMNNSHPHPVRIEGFKLAQCLAINENTCLQMMRLCCKPIIKAIISGMSELSSNSRKVSNEQMSLLEEACRLALITRWTGEHHIHLWKQGIDKILLDLLFNFRNQQYKHSMSLDEQIATAKEGLNANYLLVLRSYIWDILGWLAIHCGEDFHPESELYINILITCACLTFVDAIRKWHKIYEKDNAGVFRSESATRAVFMMIYSPCKYIASRTRTILSEILEPDGLEYLKTLVHFLNNLSSWTEFGMPDRLQIIIYLMGFACYSGLPQYQTWVVKRRGVKTLLALMRWCLSNDFHIERSSFAPHLHNAVCERICCWVSAEDWEGKDILLFFSLWGLAELIQHSLCIGNNQDRISCEMRHIEAQLVSELQDICTNSCAPGLQWYAAFILSYFGYYGFPGKHAKRIGKALNEKDDADIQLILANGECLSVHGVVLAIQCPSLLPPEVLLPGEVTSDDSSGGGSMETCRGFQKDIRLSAHVDHQALVMLLDYIYLGYLQAGDELAKKLRTLAKRCNLQSLLQMLCRKRPKWGTAFPSIDLNVALGPSGHCFSDVILEAKATELLGWTCGVCSLPRPHMHAHKVVLSSSCDYLRALFKSGMQESHLETIKVSISWEAMVKLGNCFYSGKLPKPPSGCLWNIMDTEEKLHELQPYVELFGLSEFWLMQDVQEACSDVIISCLGSSRELSIKILHVAANLSVWKLAEVAATYAAPLYRQLCNSGELESLDEMLVEMVRAASVQLSQQG; encoded by the exons atgggACCTTCGAAGCACGGTACGGACAATAACAGGGGCCTCACTGGGCACGCATACACCCTCTATCAGCGTTTCAATCATGCTCTCAGCCTCGGTAACAG ATTTTGTGGTGACAAGGCAAAAAAATGGCAGTGTATGGATATCGAGATACAAAGACATGTGGTCCACTCAATAGCTGCATTTCTTGATTATATTTCTGGGGATACACTGCATCATCCACTTGTGAAG GCTTCAGTTTCTGACATCGTCGGTGCATTAGTTTGGATTCTTCAATCTAACAAGGGAGCCATGTTGAGCATGGCAGCAGATGTGACATTAAAATTAGTCAGCATTTTACCTAAATCAGTACTGCAGCTTTATGCATTAGATCTTGTTAATCCTTTGTCATCTTTATTATCTTCGCATCAAACAGAAGTTGCTATATCATGTGCCGCAGCACTGAATCTTAGTCTTTCAAACCTCAGTACCAAGAGTGGAAAAGAAGTTTGGGATGTTCTcaagaaaacagaaattgtTTCTCAAGTTATCACTAACTTACGATGCTTTCCTGGATGTGCAAAGCAAGTAGAATATTTCCAAGAGATGGCTTTACTTTTGAGTACCATACTATGGTGGTGGTCTCCATCTAGGTTTTCTGTTTGGAGTGATGCTGAACTGATGAAAGGTTTAAATGATATGCTAGATAATTATGGAAAAGCTGCAGTTTTGAAGTTGTATTCTTCTATAG CTTTATGTGGTCATGGGACCAAGAAATTATTAGAAAGTGGAGAGGTCCTTGAACAGATGGTGCAATGCATGAACAACTCACATCCTCATCCTGTTCGAATTGAAGGATTCAAGCTAGCCCAGTGTTTAGCG ATAAATGAAAATACATGCTTACAAATGATGAGATTATGTTGCAAGCCTATTATCAAAGCCATAATTTCTGGAATGAGTGAGTTGAGCTCAAATTCTAGAAAGGTCTCCAATGAGCAGATGTCTTTGCTAGAGGAGGCATGTCGCTTGGCTTTGATTACTCGTTGGACAGGGGAGCATCACATTCATTTATGGAAACAAGGGATTGACAAAATCCTCCTTGATCTTCTCTTTAATTTTCGGAACCAACAGTACAAACATTCCATGTCATTGGATGAGCAAATAGCTACTGCTAAGGAGGGTCTCAATGCCAATTATCTTCTTGTTCTGAGGAGTTACATCTGGGATATTCTTGGATGGCTTGCAATACATTGTGGGGAGGATTTCCACCCTGAAAGTGAACTCTACATTAACATCCTCATTACATGTGCATG CTTGACCTTTGTTGATGCAATTCGAAAGTggcataaaatatatgaaaaggaTAATGCTGGTGTCTTCAGAAGTGAATCAGCAACGAGGGCAGTTTTTATGATGATTTATTCTCCTTGCAAATACATTGCATCAAGGACCAGAACCATATTGTCTGAAATACTAGAGCCAGATGGATTGGAGTATCTGAAAACCTTAGTGCATTTTCTAAATAATCTATCATCTTGGACTGAATTTGGAATGCCAGATAGACtccaaattataatttatttaatgggGTTCGCATGCTATTCAGGTTTGCCACAGTACCAAACCTGGGTGGTCAAACGAAGAGGGGTAAAAACATTATTGGCTCTTATGAGGTGGTGCTTAAGTAATGATTTCCATATAGAAAGATCGAGCTTTGCTCCACATTTGCATAATGCAGTTTGTGAGAGGATATGCTGTTGGGTTTCCGCAGAAGACTGGGAAGGCAAAgacattcttttatttttcagtttgtgGGGACTGGCTGAGTTGATACAGCATTCTCTATGTATAGGAAATAACCAAGACAGAATTTCTTGTGAGATGAGACATATAGAAGCTCAACTAGTTAGCGAACTTCAGGATATCTGTACCAACAGTTGTGCTCCTGGGCTGCAATGGTATGCTGCATTTATTCTTAGTTACTTTGGATATTATGGCTTTCCAGGAAAACATGCAAAAAGGATTGGTAAAGCACTTAATGAGAAGGATGATGCTGATATACAACTCATTCTCGCAAATGGGGAGTGTTTGAGTGTCCATGGTGTTGTGCTTGCAATTCAATGTCCATCGTTACTGCCTCCTGAAGTGCTTCTTCCTGGTGAGGTAACATCTGATGATTCTTCAGGGGGAGGCTCTATGGAGACTTGTAGAGGGTTTCAGAAAGACATAAGATTATCTGCTCATGTTGATCACCAAGCGTTGGTGATGTTGTTGGACTATATCTATTTGGGATATCTTCAAGCAGGAGATGAACTTGCAAAAAAGTTGAGGACTCTAGCCAAACGCTGTAATCTACAGTCTCTGTTACAGATGCTGTGTAGAAAACGTCCCAAGTGGGGCACTGCTTTCCCAAGCATAGATCTTAATGTAGCTCTGGGTCCATCTGGACATTGTTTCTC GGATGTCATACTAGAAGCTAAAGCAACTGAGCTCTTGGGCTGGACATGTGGTGTTTGCTCTCTACCACGGCCACATATGCATGCTCACAAAGTTGTATTGTCATCAAGTTGTGATTACTTGCGGGCCTTGTTTAAGTCAGGAATGCAGGAGAG CCATTTAGAAACCATAAAGGTTTCTATTAGTTGGGAAGCAATGGTTAAACTAGGCAACTGCTTCTATTCCGGTAAGCTGCCAAAGCCTCCCTCTGGATGTTTATGGAACATTATGGATACTGAAGAAAAGTTGCATGAGCTACAGCCATACGTAGAGCTTTTTGGGCTTTCTGAGTTCTGGCTCATGCAAGATGTTCAAGAAGCATGCTCAGATGTAATCATATCATGTCTTGGTTCTTCCAGAGAGTTGTCTATTAAAATACTACACGTTGCTGCCAATTTATCTGTGTGGAAGTTGGCCGAAGTTGCAGCAACTTATGCCGCACCTTTATATCGCCAGCTATGCAATTCTGGCGAACTTGAATCGCTTGATGAGATGCTGGTTGAAATGGTTCGTGCAGCATCTGTTCAACTCTCTCAACAGG GCTAG
- the LOC18778747 gene encoding BTB/POZ domain-containing protein At1g04390 isoform X4, which produces MGPSKHGTDNNRGLTGHAYTLYQRFNHALSLGNRFCGDKAKKWQCMDIEIQRHVVHSIAAFLDYISGDTLHHPLVKASVSDIVGALVWILQSNKGAMLSMAADVTLKLVSILPKSVLQLYALDLVNPLSSLLSSHQTEVAISCAAALNLSLSNLSTKSGKEVWDVLKKTEIVSQVITNLRCFPGCAKQVEYFQEMALLLSTILWWWSPSRFSVWSDAELMKGLNDMLDNYGKAAVLKLYSSIALCGHGTKKLLESGEVLEQMVQCMNNSHPHPVRIEGFKLAQCLAINENTCLQMMRLCCKPIIKAIISGMSELSSNSRKVSNEQMSLLEEACRLALITRWTGEHHIHLWKQGIDKILLDLLFNFRNQQYKHSMSLDEQIATAKEGLNANYLLVLRSYIWDILGWLAIHCGEDFHPESELYINILITCACLTFVDAIRKWHKIYEKDNAGVFRSESATRAVFMMIYSPCKYIASRTRTILSEILEPDGLEYLKTLVHFLNNLSSWTEFGMPDRLQIIIYLMGFACYSGLPQYQTWVVKRRGVKTLLALMRWCLSNDFHIERSSFAPHLHNAVCERICCWVSAEDWEGKDILLFFSLWGLAELIQHSLCIGNNQDRISCEMRHIEAQLVSELQDICTNSCAPGLQWYAAFILSYFGYYGFPGKHAKRIGKALNEKDDADIQLILANGECLSVHGVVLAIQCPSLLPPEVLLPGEVTSDDSSGGGSMETCRGFQKDIRLSAHVDHQALVMLLDYIYLGYLQAGDELAKKLRTLAKRCNLQSLLQMLCRKRPKWGTAFPSIDLNVALGPSGHCFSDVILEAKATELLGWTCGVCSLPRPHMHAHKVVLSSSCDYLRALFKSGMQESHLETIKVSISWEAMVKLGNCFYSESCLLKYYTLLPIYLCGSWPKLQQLMPHLYIASYAILANLNRLMRCWLKWFVQHLFNSLNSEASFDCHLSICH; this is translated from the exons atgggACCTTCGAAGCACGGTACGGACAATAACAGGGGCCTCACTGGGCACGCATACACCCTCTATCAGCGTTTCAATCATGCTCTCAGCCTCGGTAACAG ATTTTGTGGTGACAAGGCAAAAAAATGGCAGTGTATGGATATCGAGATACAAAGACATGTGGTCCACTCAATAGCTGCATTTCTTGATTATATTTCTGGGGATACACTGCATCATCCACTTGTGAAG GCTTCAGTTTCTGACATCGTCGGTGCATTAGTTTGGATTCTTCAATCTAACAAGGGAGCCATGTTGAGCATGGCAGCAGATGTGACATTAAAATTAGTCAGCATTTTACCTAAATCAGTACTGCAGCTTTATGCATTAGATCTTGTTAATCCTTTGTCATCTTTATTATCTTCGCATCAAACAGAAGTTGCTATATCATGTGCCGCAGCACTGAATCTTAGTCTTTCAAACCTCAGTACCAAGAGTGGAAAAGAAGTTTGGGATGTTCTcaagaaaacagaaattgtTTCTCAAGTTATCACTAACTTACGATGCTTTCCTGGATGTGCAAAGCAAGTAGAATATTTCCAAGAGATGGCTTTACTTTTGAGTACCATACTATGGTGGTGGTCTCCATCTAGGTTTTCTGTTTGGAGTGATGCTGAACTGATGAAAGGTTTAAATGATATGCTAGATAATTATGGAAAAGCTGCAGTTTTGAAGTTGTATTCTTCTATAG CTTTATGTGGTCATGGGACCAAGAAATTATTAGAAAGTGGAGAGGTCCTTGAACAGATGGTGCAATGCATGAACAACTCACATCCTCATCCTGTTCGAATTGAAGGATTCAAGCTAGCCCAGTGTTTAGCG ATAAATGAAAATACATGCTTACAAATGATGAGATTATGTTGCAAGCCTATTATCAAAGCCATAATTTCTGGAATGAGTGAGTTGAGCTCAAATTCTAGAAAGGTCTCCAATGAGCAGATGTCTTTGCTAGAGGAGGCATGTCGCTTGGCTTTGATTACTCGTTGGACAGGGGAGCATCACATTCATTTATGGAAACAAGGGATTGACAAAATCCTCCTTGATCTTCTCTTTAATTTTCGGAACCAACAGTACAAACATTCCATGTCATTGGATGAGCAAATAGCTACTGCTAAGGAGGGTCTCAATGCCAATTATCTTCTTGTTCTGAGGAGTTACATCTGGGATATTCTTGGATGGCTTGCAATACATTGTGGGGAGGATTTCCACCCTGAAAGTGAACTCTACATTAACATCCTCATTACATGTGCATG CTTGACCTTTGTTGATGCAATTCGAAAGTggcataaaatatatgaaaaggaTAATGCTGGTGTCTTCAGAAGTGAATCAGCAACGAGGGCAGTTTTTATGATGATTTATTCTCCTTGCAAATACATTGCATCAAGGACCAGAACCATATTGTCTGAAATACTAGAGCCAGATGGATTGGAGTATCTGAAAACCTTAGTGCATTTTCTAAATAATCTATCATCTTGGACTGAATTTGGAATGCCAGATAGACtccaaattataatttatttaatgggGTTCGCATGCTATTCAGGTTTGCCACAGTACCAAACCTGGGTGGTCAAACGAAGAGGGGTAAAAACATTATTGGCTCTTATGAGGTGGTGCTTAAGTAATGATTTCCATATAGAAAGATCGAGCTTTGCTCCACATTTGCATAATGCAGTTTGTGAGAGGATATGCTGTTGGGTTTCCGCAGAAGACTGGGAAGGCAAAgacattcttttatttttcagtttgtgGGGACTGGCTGAGTTGATACAGCATTCTCTATGTATAGGAAATAACCAAGACAGAATTTCTTGTGAGATGAGACATATAGAAGCTCAACTAGTTAGCGAACTTCAGGATATCTGTACCAACAGTTGTGCTCCTGGGCTGCAATGGTATGCTGCATTTATTCTTAGTTACTTTGGATATTATGGCTTTCCAGGAAAACATGCAAAAAGGATTGGTAAAGCACTTAATGAGAAGGATGATGCTGATATACAACTCATTCTCGCAAATGGGGAGTGTTTGAGTGTCCATGGTGTTGTGCTTGCAATTCAATGTCCATCGTTACTGCCTCCTGAAGTGCTTCTTCCTGGTGAGGTAACATCTGATGATTCTTCAGGGGGAGGCTCTATGGAGACTTGTAGAGGGTTTCAGAAAGACATAAGATTATCTGCTCATGTTGATCACCAAGCGTTGGTGATGTTGTTGGACTATATCTATTTGGGATATCTTCAAGCAGGAGATGAACTTGCAAAAAAGTTGAGGACTCTAGCCAAACGCTGTAATCTACAGTCTCTGTTACAGATGCTGTGTAGAAAACGTCCCAAGTGGGGCACTGCTTTCCCAAGCATAGATCTTAATGTAGCTCTGGGTCCATCTGGACATTGTTTCTC GGATGTCATACTAGAAGCTAAAGCAACTGAGCTCTTGGGCTGGACATGTGGTGTTTGCTCTCTACCACGGCCACATATGCATGCTCACAAAGTTGTATTGTCATCAAGTTGTGATTACTTGCGGGCCTTGTTTAAGTCAGGAATGCAGGAGAG CCATTTAGAAACCATAAAGGTTTCTATTAGTTGGGAAGCAATGGTTAAACTAGGCAACTGCTTCTATTCCG AGAGTTGTCTATTAAAATACTACACGTTGCTGCCAATTTATCTGTGTGGAAGTTGGCCGAAGTTGCAGCAACTTATGCCGCACCTTTATATCGCCAGCTATGCAATTCTGGCGAACTTGAATCGCTTGATGAGATGCTGGTTGAAATGGTTCGTGCAGCATCTGTTCAACTCTCTCAACAG TGAAGCAAGCTTTGACTGTCACCTAAGCATATGTCACTAA